In one window of Fusobacteria bacterium ZRK30 DNA:
- a CDS encoding 2-phosphosulfolactate phosphatase, producing MNIDVIFSANEVTKDRVEGKIVVVIDVLRATSVMLTAMKNGAREIRPFKEIDKLISYTKDLKGVLRCGERKGTKIDGFDLGNSPLEYKSEIVCGKVICMTTSNGTNALVNSSYGKKILIGSYLNLDLLCKKIDEIGEDLVIVCAGTNGEFSLDDSLCAGETIKRLKYKTLSDSARAMYMIASTPGTLKEKLKETKHYNFLKKLGEIKDLEICFSIDSQNILLEYRDGTIKKYEE from the coding sequence ATGAATATAGACGTAATATTTTCTGCCAATGAAGTAACAAAAGATAGAGTCGAAGGAAAAATAGTTGTGGTGATTGACGTTTTAAGAGCTACCAGTGTTATGCTTACAGCCATGAAAAATGGAGCCAGGGAAATAAGACCGTTTAAGGAGATCGATAAATTAATCTCCTATACCAAAGATCTCAAAGGGGTCTTGAGATGTGGAGAGAGAAAGGGAACTAAGATAGATGGTTTTGATCTGGGGAATTCTCCTTTGGAATATAAATCAGAAATAGTTTGTGGAAAAGTTATCTGTATGACCACTTCAAATGGTACAAATGCACTGGTTAACAGCAGTTATGGAAAGAAAATATTGATAGGGAGTTATTTAAACCTCGATCTACTCTGTAAAAAAATAGATGAAATAGGTGAAGATTTAGTAATAGTTTGTGCTGGAACCAACGGTGAATTTTCTTTGGACGATTCCCTATGTGCAGGGGAAACAATTAAAAGATTAAAGTATAAAACCCTCAGCGATAGTGCCAGAGCAATGTATATGATAGCTTCTACTCCTGGGACTCTAAAAGAAAAATTAAAAGAAACTAAACACTATAATTTTTTAAAAAAATTAGGAGAGATAAAAGATTTAGAGATATGTTTTTCCATAGACAGTCAGAACATTCTCTTGGAATACAGAGACGGTACCATAAAGAAGTATGAGGAATAA